A stretch of Oryza brachyantha chromosome 4, ObraRS2, whole genome shotgun sequence DNA encodes these proteins:
- the LOC102710971 gene encoding inositol transporter 1 — translation MTIDLSMPGSSGLLDAVGEKKHMKFFSNRYVLALTGAAGIGGFLFGYDTGVISGALLYIRDDFPAVKDNYFLQETIVSMALVGAMLGAAGGGWINDTYGRRKSTLVADMLFALGSLVMCAAPGPYILILGRLLVGLGVGIASVTAPVYIAEAAPSEIRGGLVSTNVLMITGGQFFSYLINLGFTEVPGTWRWMLGVAAVPAVLQFVLMLFLPESPRWLFWKDEKAKAIAVLEKIYDSDRLEEEVELLASSSMHEFQSDSTGSYLDIFKSKELRLAFFAGAGLQAFQQFTGINTVMYYSPTIVQMAGFTSNKLALLLSLIVAGMNASGTIVGIYLIDRCGRRRLALTSLAGVVLSLVILAMAFILQSSSGLCLSALDGACQGALGWFAVAGLALYIAFFSPGMGPVPWAVNSEIYPEAYRGMCGGMSATVNWVSNLIVAQTFLSIVGWVGTGPTFLIIAGIAVLAFIFVAMYVPETKGLSFEQVELLWKERAWGNQGNRQSLLGAAP, via the exons ATGACGATCGATTTGTCCATGCCCGGGAGCTCCGGGCTGCTGGACGCCGTAGGGGAGAAGAAGCACATGAAGTTCTTCAGCAACCGGTACGTGCTCGCGCTCACGGGAGCCGCAGGAATCGGCGGGTTCCTCTTTGGCTACGACACAG GTGTCATATCCGGAGCCCTTCTTTATATTCGGGATGACTTTCCAGCAGTCAAAGACAATTACTTCTTACAG GAGACAATCGTTAGCATGGCATTGGTTGGAGCCATGCTTGGAGCAGCTGGGGGTGGCTGGATCAATGATACATATGGCCGTAGAAAGTCTACTCTTGTCGCTGACATGCTGTTTGCACTTGGCTCACTTGTTATGTGTGCTGCTCCTGGTCCTTACATTCTGATTCTGGGAAGGCTTCTTGTTGGATTGGGCGTGGGTATAGCGTCAGTCACAGCACCAGTCTACATTGCTGAAGCTGCTCCTTCAGAAATTAGGGGAGGCTTGGTGTCGACTAATGTACTCATGATTACTGGTGGCCAATTCTTTTCCTACCTTATCAATCTTGGCTTTACTGAG GTTCCTGGAACATGGCGATGGATGCTCGGAGTTGCTGCTGTGCCTGCAGTTTTACAGTTTGTTCTGATGCTCTTTCTGCCAGAATCTCCCCGCTGGCTTTTCTGGAAG GATGAGAAGGCAAAAGCTATTGCTGTGCTAGAGAAGATTTATGACTCTGACCGTTTAGAGGAAGAGGTAGAGCTTCTTGCTTCATCCTCAATGCATGAATTTCAGTCCGACTCTACTGGGAGCTATTTGGATATTTTCAAGTCGAAGGAACTAAGGCTAGCATTTTTTGCTGGAGCTGGTCTTCAG GCGTTCCAACAATTTACTGGCATCAACACCGTCATGTACTACAGCCCCACAATCGTCCAGATGGCCGGGTTTACCTCCAACAAGTTGGCGTTGCTCCTTTCCCTCATTGTCGCTGGCATGAACGCTTCTGGGACCATAGTTGGAATCTACCTTATTGACCGCTGTGGCCGGCGTCGCTTGGCCCTTACAAGCTTGGCTGGCGTTGTGCTCTCCCTCGTCATTCTCGCAATGGCCTTCATACTACAGTCATCATCAGGTCTCTGTTTGAGCGCACTTGATGGTGCCTGCCAAGGCGCATTGGGATGGTTCGCGGTGGCAGGACTCGCTCTATACATCGCTTTCTTCTCCCCAGGCATGGGACCAGTCCCATGGGCTGTGAACTCCGAGATCTACCCTGAGGCATACCGTGGAATGTGCGGTGGCATGTCAGCCACTGTCAACTGGGTGTCTAACTTGATTGTGGCGCAAACATTCCTCTCAATCGTCGGGTGGGTTGGGACCGGCCCGACCTTCCTGATCATCGCTGGGATAGCGGTGTTGGCCTTCATCTTTGTAGCTATGTACGTGCCAGAGACAAAGGGCCTAAGCTTTGAACAGGTTGAGCTGCTGTGGAAGGAGAGAGCATGGGGAAACCAGGGCAACCGCCAGAGCCTCTTGGGTGCTGCACCGTAG
- the LOC102710688 gene encoding protein NRT1/ PTR FAMILY 4.5-like: MAVVGFVDWRGNPIDRKVHGGVRAACFMFFLSVMTNMVNVPNILNLVTYLHGTMHMGVSSSATTATNFFGATSAFALLGAFLSDSYITRSRTILLFGPLEFLSIGLLALQAYLPSLHPPPCNTEADLSNCEEVHGLNSVILHIGLYAWAFSEGCIRACMPSLGADQFDHEDSSESRQQSSFFNWFTFGISFGSFIGLILIVWLQNYKGWDIGLGVCALLILLGLLLVAAGLPFYRNQIPEGSPLTRILQVLVAAFRNRNYELPEKLEEAQENSNGLNSIEVPCNTDCLKFLDKASINHGEDGAWSVCSTMKVEETKVVLRMLPLFISSMVGYISNPLLLTFTVQQGSMTNTRLGKIHIPPATLFVIPITFQMLMLAVYDRFLVPFLRKRTGYASGITHLQRVGLGFGCMIVASVVAGVVERKRKAAAVQMSLFWLAPQFFLLGVSDVTSFVGLLEFFNSEAPKDMKSIGTALFWCELGLASWMGTFLVQLVNRATRHGHRAGWLEGASLNSSRLDLFYWVVAVVGLVGFLNFLYWAKKYVYRHDPRMVTPSVDQDSP, from the exons ATGGCAGTTGTAGGCTTTGTGGACTGGAGGGGAAACCCGATAGACAGAAAGGTTCATGGAGGAGTCAGAGCGGCATGTTTTATGTTCT TTCTGTCAGTGATGACGAACATGGTGAATGTTCCAAACATATTGAATTTGGTTACATATCTCCATGGAACCATGCATATGGGAGTCTCAAGCTCTGCAACCACGGCTACTAACTTCTTTGGCGCCACATCTGCATTTGCTTTATTAGGAGCTTTCCTCTCAGACTCTTACATTACTCGCTCTAGAACCATACTCCTCTTTGGTCCCTTGGAGTTTCTG AGTATTGGATTGCTCGCTCTGCAAGCCTACCTTCCCTCTCTTCATCCACCGCCTTGCAATACTGAAGCAGATCTAAGCAACTGCGAAGAGGTTCATGGCTTGAACTCTGTCATATTGCACATAGGCTTGTATGCCTGGGCATTCAGTGAAGGCTGTATCCGTGCTTGCATGCCATCACTTGGAGCAGACCAGTTCGACCATGAAGATTCCTCTGAATCCCGTCAACAATCCAGTTTCTTCAACTGGTTCACCTTTGGAATCTCCTTTGGAAGTTTTATAGGATTGATTCTAATAGTGTGGCTTCAGAACTACAAGGGGTGGGACATTGGACTTGGTGTGTGTGCACTCCTAATTCTTCTTGGATTGCTCCTAGTTGCTGCTGGTCTCCCTTTCTACCGCAACCAAATACCAGAAGGGAGCCCTCTAACTCGGATACTGCAG GTTCTTGTGGCTGCATTCAGGAACAGGAACTATGAACTTCCCGAGAAACTTGAGGAAGCACAAGAAAACAGTAATGGACTGAATTCTATTGAAGTACCCTGTAATACAGATTGTCTGAA ATTTCTTGACAAGGCCTCCATCAACCATGGCGAAGATGGAGCCTGGTCAGTTTGCAGCACAATGAAGGTGGAGGAGACAAAGGTTGTTCTTCGAATGCTCCCCCTCTTCATCAGCTCCATGGTCGGCTATATCTCAAACCCTCTCCTCCTCACATTCACGGTGCAACAAGGCAGCATGACGAACACAAGGCTGGGCAAGATACATATCCCCCCCGCAACGCTCTTTGTGATCCCCATCACGTTCCAGATGCTAATGCTCGCCGTCTACGACCGCTTCCTTGTCCCTTTCCTCCGCAAGCGCACGGGGTATGCCTCCGGCATCACTCACCTGCAGCGCGTTGGCCTGGGCTTTGGCTGCATGATCGTCGCGTCGGTCGTCGCGGGGGTCGtcgagaggaagaggaaagcAGCAGCCGTGCAGATGTCCCTCTTCTGGCTCGCCCCTCAGTTCTTCCTGCTCGGCGTGTCGGACGTGACGTCGTTCGTGGGCCTGCTCGAGTTCTTCAACAGCGAGGCGCCGAAGGACATGAAGTCGATCGGCACGGCGCTGTTCTGGTGCGAGCTGGGCCTCGCTTCATGGATGGGCACGTTCCTGGTGCAGCTGGTGAACAGGGCCACACGGCATGGGCACCGTGCAGGGTGGCTCGAGGGTGCAAGCTTGAACAGCAGCCGCCTCGACCTGTTTTACTGGGTGGTTGCTGTCGTCGGGCTGGTTGGCTTCTTGAATTTCCTCTACTGGGCGAAGAAGTACGTGTACCGCCATGATCCGCGCATGGTCACCCCATCAGTTGATCAGGATTCACCATGA
- the LOC102718362 gene encoding probable E3 ubiquitin-protein ligase ARI7 has product MDSEDDMLDANDSADDDFYSGGEAGLGGSDDGDGDYDFADHDSDDSAELLSHRQQQNYSILSEADIQQHQEDDINRVSTVLSISKSEACVLLRNYNWSVSKVHDEWFADEEHVRKVVGLLEKHTEMPNDRELTCGICFESCPRTSMSAAACGHPFCGACWRGYISTSINDGPGCLMLRCPDPSCTAAVGQDMINSLADDEDREKYGRYLRRSYIEDNRKTKWCPAPGCEYAAEFVMGSGSYDVNCNCSYGFCWNCTEEAHRPVDCATVSKWILKNSAESENMNWILANSKPCPKCKRPIEKNQGCMHITCTPPCKFEFCWLCLGPWSEHGERTGGFYACNRYEAARQEGAYDESERRREMAKNSLERYTHYYERWAANQSSRQKALGDLLSLQNDKLEKLSDIQSQPESQLKFIIEAWLQIVECRRVLKWTYAYGFYLPEHEHAKRQFFEYLQGEAESGLERLHQCAEKELQVYLEAESPSKDFNDFRTKLAGLTSVTRNYFENLVRALETGLNDVGPSTSHGTCSKSTTSKSLGGKSKSGKSRASNTSSKTGGSSRGVDESNIWTCDHCTCANPKSARSCQACNNQHR; this is encoded by the exons atGGACTCCGAGGACGACATGCTCGACGCGAACGACTccgccgacgacgacttctacagcggcggggaggccgggCTCGGCgggagcgacgacggcgacggcgactacGACTTCGCCGACCACGACTCCGACGATTCCGCGGAGCTCCTCTCGCACCGGCAGCAG CAAAATTACAGTATACTAAGTGAAGCTGATATACAGCAGCACCAAGAGGATGATATAAATAGGGTTTCAACTGTTCTTTCAATTTCAAAGTCAGAAGCATGTGTTCTTCTTCGTAACTATAACTG GAGTGTTAGTAAGGTGCACGATGAATGGTTTGCTGATGAAGAACATGTTCGTAAGGTTGTTGGTTTGCTGGAAAAGCACACTGAAATGCCAAATGACAGAGAA TTGACGTGTGGAATTTGCTTCGAAAGTTGTCCTCGCACGTCAATGAGTGCCGCTGCATGTGGCCATCCTTTCTGTGGTGCATGTTGGAGAG GTTACATTAGCACTTCTATCAATGATGGTCCAGGATGCTTGATGTTGAGATGTCCTGATCCGTCCTGCACAGCTGCTGTTGGTCAAGATATGATCAACTCACTGGCTGACGACGAGGATAGGGAAAAGTATGGACGATATCTTCGCAGATCTTACATTGAAGATAATAGGAAG ACAAAATGGTGTCCTGCTCCTGGATGTGAATATGCCGCAGAATTTGTCATGGGCAGTGGCAGCTATGATGTGAACTGCAACTGTTCATATGGTTTTTGTTGGAAC TGTACCGAGGAAGCTCATCGTCCGGTAGACTGTGCAACTGTTTCGAAGTGGATCCTCAAGAACAGTGCAGAGTCTGAGAATATGAACTG GATTCTAGCTAATTCAAAGCCTTGTCCTAAGTGCAAGCGCCCCATTGAAAAAAATCAGGGATGCATGCACATTACATGCACACCTCCATGCAAATTTGAGTTTTGCTG GCTGTGTCTTGGTCCATGGTCTGAGCATGGAGAGCGGACTGGTGGATTTTATGCTTGTAACCGTTATGAGGCAGCAAGGCAAGAAGGAGCG TATGATGAATCTGAAAGGAGAAGAGAAATGGCAAAGAACTCGCTTGAGAGATATACACACTATTATGAACGGTGGGCAGCCAATCAGTCG TCGAGGCAAAAGGCACTAGGAGATCTGCTGAGTCTGCAGAACGACAAG CTTGAAAAGTTAAGtgatatacaaagtcaaccagaGTCGCAGCTGAAGTTCATCATAGAGGCTTGGCTACAG ATTGTCGAATGTAGGAGGGTATTGAAATGGACTTATGCCTATGGCTTTTACCTCCCAGAGCATGAGCATGCCAAAAGACAGTTCTTTGAATATCTGCAAG GTGAGGCGGAATCAGGCCTGGAGCGGCTGCATCAATGTGCAGAGAAAGAACTTCAAGTATACCTTGAAGCAGAATCTCCCTCAAAAGATTTCAATGACTTCCGTACAAAGTTGGCTGGATTAACAAG TGTGACTCGCAATTATTTCGAGAATCTTGTCCGAGCTTTGGAGACTGGATTAAATGATGTAGGTCCTTCCACTAGCCATGGAACATGCAGCAAGAGCACAACTTCTAAGTCTCTTGGTGGTAAAAGTAAGAGTGGCAAGAGCAGAGCATCCAATACCAGCTCCAAAACAGGTGGCTCAAGCCGTGGTGTTGATGAAAGCAACATTTGGACGTGTGATCACTGCACATGTGCTAACCCCAAatctgccagaagctgccaGGCCTGTAACAACCAGCATCGATAG
- the LOC107304049 gene encoding protein NRT1/ PTR FAMILY 4.6-like isoform X2: protein MLLPLQAHLPSLHPPICEISKDPSKCEPAQVWSLTLLYLSLLVFAIGEGCMRACVPILGEDQFGNDGPQESHLRSLLITAGGLPFYGMRKPNGSPLTRILQVFVTSSKKRHAAIFDVVELQEISTSDHVDGDGDNKSDSNNICTTRVDQGTGVMTQMLPIFISCVLIYLPFTLLMTLTIQVGSTMDTGIGMIKIPSASLIAIPTAFHMLMQPCYRQILTPLLRFTGHTNGIAPLQHIGVGSAFGAVAACIATLVEAKRLMVVEQKGLTLAAAGVPMSIFWLVMQFFLLSIMDIACIGGLVEFIKSEAPDPKAKHIAQAVQSLLVGIATWSGCAFVQFVNRVTRHGDNGRGWLDGTNFNRTHLDRFFFLLATLELVAFINYAFWARRYANKKGVSTIRLDSNNLGA, encoded by the exons ATGTTGCTACCATTGCAGGCACACCTGCCTTCATTACATCCTCCGATTTGTGAGATAAGCAAAGATCCAAGCAAATGCGAGCCAGCTCAAGTTTGGAGCTTAACATTGCTCTACTTGAGCTTGTTAGTGTTTGCCATTGGGGAGGGCTGCATGCGCGCTTGCGTACCGATCCTTGGTGAGGATCAGTTCGGCAATGATGGTCCACAGGAATCACATCTCAGGA GTCTGCTAATCACAGCCGGTGGACTGCCTTTCTATGGAATGCGCAAGCCCAACGGAAGTCCTCTAACTAGAATATTGCAG GTTTTTGTCACTTCATCAAAGAAGAGGCATGCTGCCATTTTTGATGTTGTTGAGCTGCAAGAGATCAGCACATCAGATCATGTAGATGGTGACGGGGACAACAAATCTGACAGCAACAATATTTG CACCACTCGAGTTGATCAGGGAACTGGGGTTATGACCCAGATGCTTCCAATCTTCATCAGCTGCGTACTCATCTACTTGCCTTTTACGTTGCTCATGACATTAACCATACAAGTTGGCAGCACGATGGACACAGGGATAGGAATGATCAAGATACCATCTGCCTCTCTCATCGCGATCCCAACAGCATTTCACATGCTGATGCAACCATGCTACAGGCAAATCTTGACACCGCTGCTGAGATTCACAGGCCACACCAATGGTATTGCCCCTCTGCAGCACATTGGTGTTGGCTCTGCATTTGGGGCAGTGGCAGCGTGCATTGCCACGTTGGTGGAGGCAAAGAGGCTGATGGTGGTGGAGCAGAAAGGGCTAACGTTAGCAGCAGCCGGCGTCCCGATGTCCATCTTCTGGCTGGTGATGCAGTTCTTCCTCCTAAGCATCATGGATATAGCATGTATTGGTGGTCTGGTTGAGTTCATAAAGAGCGAGGCACCTGATCCAAAAGCAAAACATATCGCACAAGCAGTGCAGTCTCTTCTTGTTGGAATAGCAACCTGGTCAGGATGTGCCTTTGTCCAGTTCGTCAATAGAGTGACAAGGCACGGAGACAACGGAAGAGGATGGTTAGATGGAACAAACTTCAACAGGACACACCTTGATcgcttcttctttttattggCAACCCTCGAGCTTGTGGCATTTATCAATTATGCATTCTGGGCAAGGAGATATGCCAACAAGAAAGGAGTCAGTACCATTAGATTAGATAGCAATAATTTGGGAGCTTAA
- the LOC107304049 gene encoding protein NRT1/ PTR FAMILY 4.6-like isoform X1, with translation MLLPLQAHLPSLHPPICEISKDPSKCEPAQVWSLTLLYLSLLVFAIGEGCMRACVPILGEDQFGNDGPQESHLRSKFLSWLNLANSLGALIGLVFLVWIENNLGWDIGFMLCAVTVLVGLLITAGGLPFYGMRKPNGSPLTRILQVFVTSSKKRHAAIFDVVELQEISTSDHVDGDGDNKSDSNNICTTRVDQGTGVMTQMLPIFISCVLIYLPFTLLMTLTIQVGSTMDTGIGMIKIPSASLIAIPTAFHMLMQPCYRQILTPLLRFTGHTNGIAPLQHIGVGSAFGAVAACIATLVEAKRLMVVEQKGLTLAAAGVPMSIFWLVMQFFLLSIMDIACIGGLVEFIKSEAPDPKAKHIAQAVQSLLVGIATWSGCAFVQFVNRVTRHGDNGRGWLDGTNFNRTHLDRFFFLLATLELVAFINYAFWARRYANKKGVSTIRLDSNNLGA, from the exons ATGTTGCTACCATTGCAGGCACACCTGCCTTCATTACATCCTCCGATTTGTGAGATAAGCAAAGATCCAAGCAAATGCGAGCCAGCTCAAGTTTGGAGCTTAACATTGCTCTACTTGAGCTTGTTAGTGTTTGCCATTGGGGAGGGCTGCATGCGCGCTTGCGTACCGATCCTTGGTGAGGATCAGTTCGGCAATGATGGTCCACAGGAATCACATCTCAGGAGTAAATTCTTGAGCTGGCTCAACCTTGCAAACTCTCTTGGAGCACTTATTGGATTGGTATTCCTAGTGTGGATCGAGAATAATTTGGGTTGGGACATTGGCTTTATGCTGTGTGCCGTTACTGTTCTTGTAGGTCTGCTAATCACAGCCGGTGGACTGCCTTTCTATGGAATGCGCAAGCCCAACGGAAGTCCTCTAACTAGAATATTGCAG GTTTTTGTCACTTCATCAAAGAAGAGGCATGCTGCCATTTTTGATGTTGTTGAGCTGCAAGAGATCAGCACATCAGATCATGTAGATGGTGACGGGGACAACAAATCTGACAGCAACAATATTTG CACCACTCGAGTTGATCAGGGAACTGGGGTTATGACCCAGATGCTTCCAATCTTCATCAGCTGCGTACTCATCTACTTGCCTTTTACGTTGCTCATGACATTAACCATACAAGTTGGCAGCACGATGGACACAGGGATAGGAATGATCAAGATACCATCTGCCTCTCTCATCGCGATCCCAACAGCATTTCACATGCTGATGCAACCATGCTACAGGCAAATCTTGACACCGCTGCTGAGATTCACAGGCCACACCAATGGTATTGCCCCTCTGCAGCACATTGGTGTTGGCTCTGCATTTGGGGCAGTGGCAGCGTGCATTGCCACGTTGGTGGAGGCAAAGAGGCTGATGGTGGTGGAGCAGAAAGGGCTAACGTTAGCAGCAGCCGGCGTCCCGATGTCCATCTTCTGGCTGGTGATGCAGTTCTTCCTCCTAAGCATCATGGATATAGCATGTATTGGTGGTCTGGTTGAGTTCATAAAGAGCGAGGCACCTGATCCAAAAGCAAAACATATCGCACAAGCAGTGCAGTCTCTTCTTGTTGGAATAGCAACCTGGTCAGGATGTGCCTTTGTCCAGTTCGTCAATAGAGTGACAAGGCACGGAGACAACGGAAGAGGATGGTTAGATGGAACAAACTTCAACAGGACACACCTTGATcgcttcttctttttattggCAACCCTCGAGCTTGTGGCATTTATCAATTATGCATTCTGGGCAAGGAGATATGCCAACAAGAAAGGAGTCAGTACCATTAGATTAGATAGCAATAATTTGGGAGCTTAA